In a genomic window of Rhinoderma darwinii isolate aRhiDar2 chromosome 10, aRhiDar2.hap1, whole genome shotgun sequence:
- the HOATZ gene encoding cilia- and flagella-associated protein HOATZ isoform X1 — protein MERTGELGYDDYTVFAGSSEHDVMCSKIFWNSVTLQPPLESRLVSGDVEQRLRAAGEAKNLTRKNYTQQELKDLKTDYFLLEAQRVQDIEQRSIYMHKPGVDYNVFKEKPDPLLFIHSCTSVAGAQRGKAKRREEIIALLKKQREDCIKKDLVSFGHKLSNQMEEQRLTTLDIEEMEDIRAVRQLQ, from the exons ATGGAGCGCACGGGAGAGCTCGGTTATGACGATTACACGGTGTTCGCAGGTTCGTCTGAGCACGACGTGATGTGCAGCAAGATCTTCTGGAACTCCGTCACCCTGCAGCCGCCGCTAGAGTCCAGGCTGGTGTCCGGGGACGTGGAGCAGAGGCTGAGAGCTGCCGGGGAGGCGAAGAACCTGACAA GAAAGAATTACACACAGCAGGAACTGAAGGATCTCA AGACAGATTATTTTTTATTGGAGGCACAGAGAGTGCAAGATATAGAACAAAGATCCATTTATATGCACAAA ccaggagtggattatAACGTTTTCAAAGAAAAGCCTGATCCTCTTCTTTTTATTCACTCTTGTACCTCAGTGGCCGGAGCCCAGCGAGGGAAG gctAAACGAAGGGAAGAAATCATTGCCCTGCTGAAAAAGCAAAGAGAAGATTGTATTAAG aaagacCTTGTATCTTTTGGGCATAAACTAAGTAACCAAATGGAAGAGCAAAG gTTAACCACACTGGATATAGAAGAGATGGAAGATATAAGGGCTGTGAGGCAGCTTCAATAA
- the HOATZ gene encoding cilia- and flagella-associated protein HOATZ isoform X2, whose product MERTGELGYDDYTVFAGSSEHDVMCSKIFWNSVTLQPPLESRLVSGDVEQRLRAAGEAKNLTRKNYTQQELKDLKTDYFLLEAQRVQDIEQRSIYMHKAKRREEIIALLKKQREDCIKKDLVSFGHKLSNQMEEQRLTTLDIEEMEDIRAVRQLQ is encoded by the exons ATGGAGCGCACGGGAGAGCTCGGTTATGACGATTACACGGTGTTCGCAGGTTCGTCTGAGCACGACGTGATGTGCAGCAAGATCTTCTGGAACTCCGTCACCCTGCAGCCGCCGCTAGAGTCCAGGCTGGTGTCCGGGGACGTGGAGCAGAGGCTGAGAGCTGCCGGGGAGGCGAAGAACCTGACAA GAAAGAATTACACACAGCAGGAACTGAAGGATCTCA AGACAGATTATTTTTTATTGGAGGCACAGAGAGTGCAAGATATAGAACAAAGATCCATTTATATGCACAAA gctAAACGAAGGGAAGAAATCATTGCCCTGCTGAAAAAGCAAAGAGAAGATTGTATTAAG aaagacCTTGTATCTTTTGGGCATAAACTAAGTAACCAAATGGAAGAGCAAAG gTTAACCACACTGGATATAGAAGAGATGGAAGATATAAGGGCTGTGAGGCAGCTTCAATAA